From one Magnolia sinica isolate HGM2019 chromosome 18, MsV1, whole genome shotgun sequence genomic stretch:
- the LOC131233790 gene encoding transcription factor UNE12-like isoform X1: protein MSNPPEGLSDDFLEQILAVPSYAGNDANLAGTEVGPRGGGFQGPVFPLGLSLELQGEGGFTKPGEASGSGKRFWEGEGKASGKIERDPVHLTSLFPAIHTHSIRPNSTQQPFLGQTMAGNAAVAPHPPAVRPRVRARRGQATDPHSIAERLRRERIAERIKALQELLPNFNKTDRAAMLDEILDYVKFLRLQVKVLSMSRLGGTGAVAQLLADIPPSSAEGEASEGGSNQQAWEKWSADGTEREVAKLMEEDIGAAMQFLQSKALCIMPISLAAAIYQAHPPDNPTLIKPDRDAPS, encoded by the exons ATGTCAAACCCGCCGGAAGGATTGTCCGACGACTTCCTGGAGCAGATCCTGGCCGTCCCTTCTTATGCCGGAAACGATGCGAATTTGGCGGGAACGGAGGTGGGCCCCCGAGGAGGCGGTTTTCAGGGGCCGGTTTTCCCGTTGGGGCTGAGCTTGGAGCTGCAGGGGGAAGGTGGTTTTACGAAACCGGGAGAGGCGTCTGGGAGCGGTAAGCGGTTTTGGGAGGGCGAGGGGAAAGCTTCTGGAAAGATC GAAAGAGATCCTGTTCATCTGACGAGTTTGTTCCCAGCTATTCACACACACTCAATACGGCCTAATTCCACGCAGCAG CCTTTCCTTGGTCAAACAATGGCAGGTAATGCTGCAGTTGCGCCGCATCCACCTGCTGTCCGTCCTAGAGTGCGGGCAAGACGGGGACAAGCCACCGATCCTCACAGCATTGCTGAGCGG TTACGTAGAGAAAGAATAGCAGAAAGGATAAAAGCTTTGCAGGAACTGCTCCCCAATTTCAACAAG ACAGATAGAGCAGCCATGCTTGATGAAATTTTGGATTATGTGAAGTTCCTGAGGCTCCAAGTCAAG GTTTTGAGCATGAGCAGACTGGGTGGAACTGGTGCGGTGGCACAGCTTCTGGCTGACATCCCGCCGTCATCTGCCGAG GGGGAGGCTAGTGAGGGTGGAAGCAACCAGCAAGCATGGGAGAAGTGGTCTGCAGATGGCACGGAACGGGAAGTCGCGAAGCTCATGGAAGAAGACATTGGGGCAGCAATGCAGTTCCTCCAATCCAAGGCTCTTTGTATCATGCCGATCTCTCTAGCTGCCGCCATCTACCAAGCCCACCCGCCCGACAACCCCACGCTCATCAAGCCTGACCGGGATGCGCCTTCATAG
- the LOC131233790 gene encoding transcription factor UNE12-like isoform X2 gives MSNPPEGLSDDFLEQILAVPSYAGNDANLAGTEVGPRGGGFQGPVFPLGLSLELQGEGGFTKPGEASGSGKRFWEGEGKASGKIPFLGQTMAGNAAVAPHPPAVRPRVRARRGQATDPHSIAERLRRERIAERIKALQELLPNFNKTDRAAMLDEILDYVKFLRLQVKVLSMSRLGGTGAVAQLLADIPPSSAEGEASEGGSNQQAWEKWSADGTEREVAKLMEEDIGAAMQFLQSKALCIMPISLAAAIYQAHPPDNPTLIKPDRDAPS, from the exons ATGTCAAACCCGCCGGAAGGATTGTCCGACGACTTCCTGGAGCAGATCCTGGCCGTCCCTTCTTATGCCGGAAACGATGCGAATTTGGCGGGAACGGAGGTGGGCCCCCGAGGAGGCGGTTTTCAGGGGCCGGTTTTCCCGTTGGGGCTGAGCTTGGAGCTGCAGGGGGAAGGTGGTTTTACGAAACCGGGAGAGGCGTCTGGGAGCGGTAAGCGGTTTTGGGAGGGCGAGGGGAAAGCTTCTGGAAAGATC CCTTTCCTTGGTCAAACAATGGCAGGTAATGCTGCAGTTGCGCCGCATCCACCTGCTGTCCGTCCTAGAGTGCGGGCAAGACGGGGACAAGCCACCGATCCTCACAGCATTGCTGAGCGG TTACGTAGAGAAAGAATAGCAGAAAGGATAAAAGCTTTGCAGGAACTGCTCCCCAATTTCAACAAG ACAGATAGAGCAGCCATGCTTGATGAAATTTTGGATTATGTGAAGTTCCTGAGGCTCCAAGTCAAG GTTTTGAGCATGAGCAGACTGGGTGGAACTGGTGCGGTGGCACAGCTTCTGGCTGACATCCCGCCGTCATCTGCCGAG GGGGAGGCTAGTGAGGGTGGAAGCAACCAGCAAGCATGGGAGAAGTGGTCTGCAGATGGCACGGAACGGGAAGTCGCGAAGCTCATGGAAGAAGACATTGGGGCAGCAATGCAGTTCCTCCAATCCAAGGCTCTTTGTATCATGCCGATCTCTCTAGCTGCCGCCATCTACCAAGCCCACCCGCCCGACAACCCCACGCTCATCAAGCCTGACCGGGATGCGCCTTCATAG